The genomic window GTGTTGACTGTATCTGTCCTGCTAAGTACTCACAAACCTCATCTGTGGGAGCCCAGAAATACTCAAAATGGCTCACCTTCTCTGCTGATGCCACCATTGACCCTGAAGAGGTCAAAACATGGCCTGGAGGGGCTGTACAGTCTAGAGTGGTTGAAGAatcccaggagcttctccctaTAGAAGTTGCTTCCAGGTCTTCTTGACATTAAGTGCTCAGAAGGGTGGGCTTGGGTTCATTCCTTCATTCTGGGTCGTAATTCATTAGTGTTGGATTGGGTGAAGAGAACAAGGTTCccatattttaatgtttctattGTACCTCTAATCACAGGTATGTGTGAAGGAAGAATGGCCTCAGGAAATGAGTCTTCAGTGACCCAGTTTATCCTGCTGGGATTaactcaacagccagaactgcagctgcctctcttctttcttttcttaggaATCTATGTGGTTGCTATGGTGGGGAACCTGGGCTTGATTGTTCTCATTTTTGTGAATCCTCACCTACACACCCCCATGTACTACTTCCTCTTCAACTTGTCCTTTGTTGATCTCTGCTACTCCTGTGCCATAACCCCCAGAATGCTGGTGAGTTTTGTGAAACAGAACACCATCTCCTATGCTGAGTGCATAACTCAGctctttttcttctgcttctttgcTATTGATGAGTGTTATGTCTTAACATCGATGGCCTATGATAGATATGTGGCCATTTGCAAGCCCCTGCTGTACAAGGTCATCATGTCTCCTCAGATCTGCCTCATGCTGATGGTGTGTACATATACAATGGGAATTGCAGGTGCTATGGCCCACACTGGATGCATACTGAGACTCACCTTCTGTGATGGCAACGTCATCAGTCATTTCATGTGTGAaacacctcctctcctccaactCTCTTGCACAAGCACCTACATCAGTGAGCTGGTGGTTTTCATTGTGTTGCTCATCAACATAGCAGTGCCCAGTCTTACTCTCTTTGTTTCTTATACCAGGATCCTCTCCAGCATCCTGCACATCCATTCAGCCCATGCCAGGTCGAAAGCTTTGAGAACCTGCAGCTCCCACATAATCACTGTTTGTCTTTTCTTTGGATCTgcatcttttatatattttaagccttctCCTGCTGGATCTCTGGCTCAAGATAAAGTATCCACTATTTTTTACACCATTGTGGGACCAATGGTGAATCCTTTCATCTATAGCTTGAGGAACAAAGATGTTCATGTTGCACTGAGTAAGACTTTGCAGAAGACAAAGTTCTTTTCCTAAATATAACTGTATTAGTTATCAATGCCATTTCTTAATAAAGATATGTATATTCATGGAAAGAAGagtaagaaatcaaaataaaaatgtgaataatttagaaaataggGAAAATTTAGTTATATAGATAAGAagtgaagaaaatataaagaagtgGAGTGTCAGACCTTCAGCCTTTCAGAGGAAGTCTGAAGAAGAGTTCATTCTGTTCTTAAGTTTCAGGAATTATaatgtgtgttttaaataaaaaaaagttgcatGATGATTACACCAGAAATGGTAAGACTGTGAGCTTTTTGACTAGGAAATTGTGCAGCTTTTTTTTATTCATGGCAATATCACATTTGGTGGacttaaattcatttattaatttattaatttagcaACTCTCCATTGAAAGTTATAGGGGATTTTGTTTTGggggatttctttgttttcatgaaTGCAGAACTTCAAGGGATGCTTTTCTCCCTCTGGTCTCTGGTGTGTTCTCATTGTCATCTTAGGAGAGGGTGAGATATGGAGACCAAGGATTTTCTTATGGGCCTGGttaagaagaagaaatacaaataacctTATAGAGCAGCCAGATAAAAGGGTTTTACTGGTTGGATTTCAGGGTAAGAGTGTAGGTACTGAAGCATGGTATGTGTTTATTGGGAAGAATTTTACCATAAACGCTTACCAATTATTGGTAGAGGAATACTTTTCCTCTCtctaaatagatttcaaaatcttaAATCATTATCACTcataattttctcattattttcattcttcctttttttctcagtGGTTTATGTAATATAAATAATGTAGTATTTTAATAAGTAGATACATAATGTTTATGTACCCTCTACccagatgtttttaaaattcagacaTCTGCTGGTGATAAAGACAGGAGATGACTGAGCTGTCAGAGGGCTGATTGTTTACAGCAAGGTGTAGATGGGTTGGCGTTCTAAGACATGATGAGTGAGCAGATACATGCAGACATATCATGGAAATGTTATGCAGAATGATATATTAAGGTGATGACAGAGTACCTGCAAGTTGTACTTTAGACAGAGTGGTCAGGAAGGGCTTTTCTGAGGAGGTGATATGTCCTCTGAGTGCTGACAGACAAGAAGGAACTAAGCACATGGAGTACTCTAGGCAGAGGGAGTAGCGGGGGCAAAGGCTCAGAGGCAGTGACCATCCCGGCGGGTACAACAG from Oryctolagus cuniculus chromosome 1, mOryCun1.1, whole genome shotgun sequence includes these protein-coding regions:
- the LOC100356942 gene encoding olfactory receptor 8B3-like; its protein translation is MCEGRMASGNESSVTQFILLGLTQQPELQLPLFFLFLGIYVVAMVGNLGLIVLIFVNPHLHTPMYYFLFNLSFVDLCYSCAITPRMLVSFVKQNTISYAECITQLFFFCFFAIDECYVLTSMAYDRYVAICKPLLYKVIMSPQICLMLMVCTYTMGIAGAMAHTGCILRLTFCDGNVISHFMCETPPLLQLSCTSTYISELVVFIVLLINIAVPSLTLFVSYTRILSSILHIHSAHARSKALRTCSSHIITVCLFFGSASFIYFKPSPAGSLAQDKVSTIFYTIVGPMVNPFIYSLRNKDVHVALSKTLQKTKFFS